The window AATAACACTGAAAATTAAATCCAAGTAAAAGTACTATAGCAATCTTTTTTCTACGGTGGAAAATGTTGATTGAATTCAAAAGGTTTGACAAGTTCACTTCTCCCTTTATGTTCATGTTTCTTTAAATTCACCTTGAGTATTTTTAATCTCAGATTAGTTCATCAATATACATTTTTTGTTTTGGTCATGAACAAGGTATAACCTTTTTAAATACAAATAAAGCAATAGCATACGTTGGGTTTAACACACTTCgcaattttaaatctaattagtaaaaaaaaaaaaaattgtgtaaTTTCAAATTGAGGATTGAAAGGcgttatacataaaaaaaaaaaaaacatcttccattaataaaatttgaaattacaACATCTAGTAAGATTAGGTTTTAAATTGCAGTATGGTACGTGAAAGCTATATCTGTTATAATCCATTACTACCCTGTCCCTCTTTGTTTTCTTTGGACAGGACTATATTCACAACTAATCAATTATAAATTCAATAATAACATCCTTTTCCACAGGCAACGTCTAGTTGAACACAAATCACAAAGTAGTCAAAGAGCAATAATATTCATAAATTTCCTCTTAGCAAATGCCAACCACCATTTGTTTGGTGTCCCATTGGGTCTATATGCAACACTTAGCAGTCTTCCGCTTGTCTCTTCCCTAATCTGCTTCAGATAATTCCTGAACAGCTCTGCAATTCAAAAACCAAACATTTTTAGTTCACATAAGTAACTACCCCACTCCTAACATGGAACACAACCTTGCTCAAAAACCAAGAACCCAACATTTCAGAATTATCATCGCGGGTGGAAGAAAATCTGTTGTTCCCATTTTCCTCTGCCCTTACATTGAGTGAGAGACAGATAAGAGGACAAGAAAATGGGAACAACAGATTTTCTTTCATCAATCCCATCCCATTCTAAAGATCCTGTTTTAGTTTTTGTAGCCAACCGAAATTACTGTTTTTCTGAAATGTTATTTTACCACATTAAGTTTCAGTACTACTCCCATAGTTTAGTTTATGCCTTGTAGATAACAGGACCATTTTATTAACTTGATATGGTTGGTCTTAAAGAGACTATTGGTAATGGCAATAATATGGCCAAGAAAAAATCTTAATGATTTCAGAAGGAAATCATGATCTACAAAAACTAGTCCTATCATATGGACCACATGATTAGGCAACAAGATGAGAACCACAGCAATGACAGAAGTAAGATATAAACGAAAGGCACACAAGAAAATTGAGGTTAAGGTTACTATCCCTATATTCTCAAGCAGCTAAGAAAGAAACtagacaaaagaaaaatagTTCTCAGTAGGTTTGGAATGAGAGCAATGATGTTGATACATAACAATAGATTAAACATTGAAATCTCAGGATTATTCACAACAAATTAGAAAGACTACAGAAGCACGTTGAAATATAGAATAAAATTGGACAGTCTCCCCAAAATCAGCGCAAACATGAACATGGAGGAACGTTACCTGCTTCATTTTGAGATTCGGGATTCACAAAAAGGCCAGGAAAAGGAAAACCGACCTCTCCAGGCACAGGAACTTTCTCAAGACCTAAATTAATGATGGCCTTGGTCCCTTCTGCCAAGGTTCTGCACCCTTCAAGCCTCTTCAAAGCCACATTGATATAGAATGTTAAATATATAAGGAGCTTATCAGCCGGGCTCTTAATATCAAAGTTTCTAAAGAAAACATTAGCGCGAAAAAATGTTATTGCTTCATCAACAATGTCAGTTCTATCTGCACAAAAGCATATGCTGATTAACATAGTTGAATAAATTAGGGAAAGAAATTGGCAGCAAAATTATTCAACAGCCAACAGGAAATATCTATAACCTTGGTCTGAACTGGGAGCAGGACCCTTTATATGGCTTTTCAGAGGAAGTAAAGGGCATCCACAAGCTTTTTCAACTCCTTCCTCGTCCACAAAGCTAGAGTGATAAACCTGCCGTGACAATCATCTTCAAGTTGCATAGAAACTAGAGCTATATATAGCAAATCAAAGTAAATATATGGACTTCCATAACAAAAAGGAATTCCCGCTTACAAACAACCAAATTTATAATCATCTAAATGGTTTATCAAATTCACACACAAAATCTAGGGGATATGCCAAAAGTAATACCCAGAACCGGTAATCAGAGCTGGGAAGGGGGGAAATAATAAATGTGGTTCAAATCGCAACTAGTTCTTCCAAGAACAGGAAGATCTTAAACACAAAACCATAAATTAACATGCTAAATCAAGTTGATATCAACAAATTGAAAAGCTGGAGTCGGAATTACCAGATTCAAGAAatattttagtattttgccaaAATAAAATTTGTTAAAGATCCcaatacaaaataaatagaTTGCGTACCATTTCTTCAGTGGAATAGATCGATTCCTTCAAGCTCAGCAAAATGGCTAAGAGAAGATCACAAATACAGCATTCAGGTAGGATTTCAATAATTTTTAGAAGGCATTAAACAGATAAAGAAACAAAATCGTAAGgaattaaattgaactaaaatGAGGGTGTAGATGAATTCTTAAATGTAGAAGTTACCTGATTGAGGGGGTGTTTGTTTCTCCTTTTCACATCTGCAAACTTTGCAATTTTTAGGTCTgattagtgttttttttttttttttttttttttgtgtaattTCAATTGAGGATTGAAGGTAATGGGGATATAAAATtatacatgaaaaaaaaaaaaactcatcttcCATTGATAAAGTTTAAAATTCCAACATCTAATAAGATTAGGTATTAAATTGCACTGTTGTACATGAAAGCTATATCCGCTTTAAACCATTACTCACAGGGCTAAAGAGATTGACTTAGGTATGCTGAAAATTAATAGCAAGGCATCAGTTAAACGAAACTAATATACAGGACCTGAACTATCTATTTTAACATATATCAACTGCCATACCAAAAACTTCCCACGAAATTCAGACAGAATTTAGATGATCCTCTCtcaattaaaacttattttgtACAATAAGATTTAAACTTAAATCTCTAGTTTAATGAACAAAAATTTGATGAACAAAAACACAGAAAGTTGGTAGTGACTGTGTTAATTGTAATTTCTCTTAACTTAATTTCTCACATGGTGGCATGTGAAATCTGCATCTCAAAATTGGATAAGATATCAAGCAAGAAGATTGCTCAACtatattcaaatttatatttggacAAAAATGCACAACAGATAAAACAAATTGAACAACTTTTTATTTATGTATTCCTAAACAATATAGGACAAATTGTTCTAGTTATTGATTCCAACAAAAACTAAGCAATTGAAAGCCACGAAAACTGAAATGGTAGGACGGACAGAACATTTAGGCAAACCCAGACATCATCAAACCCAGACGTTAGCAAACCCAAACATTGGTATTTACCTTAATCAACGACGACGGTGAGAGATCAGAACGACGGCGGTGCGAGACAGAATGAGGAACGGCGGTGTGAGGAGATCGGAAGGGATGAGGAACGATCGTGTGAGGAGATCGGGACGAGGAGGAACGATGGTGTGAGGAGGAGAGACGGCGGCTTCCTTTCGTTCTTCTATATTAGATTTTCTTAAAGGCATAAAGCCCAATTGAGTCCCTGAACTATAGAGAAAAAATCAATCAGCCCCCATTCTATTCAAATCAGCAAAATGGTCCCTGTAGTATTTTTGGATGATTAATCAACTCCCTCTCTTAACTGCTATCCCTTCTTCGCCTTCTTCACCTGCCGGAACGGTTTTGTAGaggaaaacagaaaaaaaaaatgagctaCATTTACAATCTAGGCACAACACCAGACCAAGTTGTATCAAGTAAATCATGGCCCCAATTTCATCCATCCAAAcactataattattattaggcTAAATTTAGTAGAAGGTTCAATTTACCATATAACCGGCCTTACTACATCTATGTATTTCTCtgattttcagaaaaatatctatggtttttaatcaattatttcAATTTATCACTTCAAAATCCACCAAACCTTGCAAAATTCAGAAACTAGATTAAAGAAACTCCCAATTGAAAAGTCACTCCCTCGACAAATCCATTTTGTGGTTACTCAAACTAGACATCAGAAAAACCCAGTAATTTGGATTTCATACAAAATCAACATCACTAAGgagcaaaaaaaattaaagatggGTCTAAATAAATTTTTCATAGATCTCTGAAAATTCTAAATTAATTGCAGAAATAGAGAGTAAAAAAGCAATTACTTACCAAGAATAGGAGAGAAAGCTTCGTAATGAGAGATTGATTGGCAGACGTCAAAGGATAATATTagtgataacattgtgatattatcccaaggatcaaaagggatatttgaTTAAAGAACGCCATGTACCGAATCCAGAAATTCCGCGGCGTATCGAagtaaagagatccgacgggcgAATCACCTAAAACTCGCCAAGAGTGACCCGCtagcgaacctatgaggcggatCTCCACAAGCTCTCAATCCGCCATGAGAACGGCAGAGCCGACCTtgtaataaagaccattaatgagctatcaattagctaaccgccaacttaagggtaaccagtaaccgccattaatggggcattaatggagactttctagttactgagagTTACAACTTCacgactatatatagcctatgtctcaggctatcaaggtacacattcacttaccctttgtcaattca of the Euphorbia lathyris chromosome 7, ddEupLath1.1, whole genome shotgun sequence genome contains:
- the LOC136201170 gene encoding actin-related protein 2/3 complex subunit 3 — encoded protein: MVYHSSFVDEEGVEKACGCPLLPLKSHIKGPAPSSDQDRTDIVDEAITFFRANVFFRNFDIKSPADKLLIYLTFYINVALKRLEGCRTLAEGTKAIINLGLEKVPVPGEVGFPFPGLFVNPESQNEAELFRNYLKQIREETSGRLLSVAYRPNGTPNKWWLAFAKRKFMNIIAL